From a region of the Rhipicephalus microplus isolate Deutch F79 chromosome X, USDA_Rmic, whole genome shotgun sequence genome:
- the eRF1 gene encoding eukaryotic release factor 1 — protein sequence MASTGYNLEESNADRNVEIWKIKKLIKSLEAARGNGTSMISLIIPPKDQISRVSKMLADEFGTASNIKSRVNRLSVLGAITSVQHRLKLYTKVPPNGLVIYCGTIVTEEGKEKKVNIDFEPFKPINTSLYLCDNKFHTEALSALLADDNKFGFIVMDGNGALFGTLQGNTREVLHKFTVDLPKKHGRGGQSALRFARLRMEKRHNYVRKVAEVATTLYISNDRPNIAGLILAGSADFKTELSQSDMFDPRLQVKVLKLVDVSYGGENGFNQAIELSAEVLSNVKFIQEKKLIGRYFDEISQDTGKYCFGVEDTLKALEMGSVEILIAWENLDIVRYVLKNHTSDEEKILHLTPEQEKDKTHFLDRETGVELELVESMALLEWLANNYKNFGATLEIITDKSQEGSQFVKGFGGIGGILRYRVDFQSLEVNDLVDDFDLDDL from the exons ATGGCTTCTACTGGGTATAACTTGGAGGAATCCAACGCTGATAGGAATGTAGAAATCTGGAAGATCAAGAAACTGATCAAGAGCTTGGAGGCCGCGCGGGG CAATGGCACGAGTATGATCTCATTGATCATCCCACCGAAGGACCAGATCTCCAGAGTGTCGAAAATGTTGGCCGATGAGTTCGGAACGGCTTCCAACATCAAGAGCCGGGTGAACCGGCTGTCAGTTCTCGGCGCTATCACGTCTGTACAACACCGGCTCAAGCTCTACACGAAAG TGCCGCCCAATGGATTGGTCATCTACTGCGGTACGATTGTAACCGAGGAGGGCAAAGAGAAAAAGGTTAACATCGACTTCGAGCCGTTCAAGCCAATTAACACGTCACTGTATCTGTGCGATAATAAATTTCACACAGAGGCCCTGTCTGCATTGCTTGCGGATGATAACAAGTTCGGCTTCATTGTGATGGATGGCAACGGAGCCCTGTTTGGGACCCTTCAAGGCAACACGCGAGAAGTGCTGCACAAGTTCACGGTAGATTTGCCGAAAAAGCACGGACGTGGAGGTCAGTCTGCTCTGCGATTCGCTCGACTACGTATGGAAAAGAGGCATAACTACGTGCGCAAAGTAGCCGAAGTGGCCACAACGCTTTACATAAGCAATGATAGACCAAACATTGCCGGCCTCATTTTGGCTGGTTCTGCCGACTTTAAGACTGAGTTAAGCCAATCGGATATGTTTGACCCTAGATTGCAGGTCAAGGTGCTCAAGCTTGTTGACGTGTCTTACGGTGGCGAAAATGGCTTCAACCAGGCCATTGAGCTGTCGGCTGAAGTGCTGTCTAATGTGAAGTTCATTCAGGAGAAAAAACTTATTGGCCGATACTTCGATGAAATCTCTCAGGACACTGGCAAGTATTGTTTTGGTGTAGAAGACACACTGAAAGCACTTGAGATGGGCTCTGTTGAGATCCTGATTGCATGGGAAAATCTTGACATTGTGCGCTATGTGCTTAAGAACCACACAAGTGATGAAGAGAAGATACTGCACCTGACCCCCGAGCAAGAGAAAGACAAGACCCATTTCCTGGATCGAGAAACTGGTGTGGAGCTGGAGCTTGTAGAGTCAATGGCACTGCTAGAATGGCTGGCAAATAACTACAAGAATTTTG GTGCCACACTAGAGATCATCACAGACAAGTCTCAGGAGGGCTCACAGTTTGTCAAGGGTTTCGGTGGCATAGGAGGCATCTTGCGCTACCGTGTGGACTTCCAGTCTCTCGAGGTGAATGACCTTGTAGACGACTTTGATTTAGATGACCTGTAA